One window of Elaeis guineensis isolate ETL-2024a chromosome 11, EG11, whole genome shotgun sequence genomic DNA carries:
- the LOC105054407 gene encoding conserved oligomeric Golgi complex subunit 4 codes for MAVVSPMALASLQDPDQDPSDSDPAAEPPSSSVDFGSPETLAQIRSLTDVGAMTRLLHECIAYQRSLDVRLESLLAQRPDLDRHLLSLHRSSHLLDLARSEAGLLISSVCSTAELADQVSRKVRELDLAQSRVHSTLSRIDAIVERSHCLDGARRALDAEDFETAARFVQTFLQIDARFRDSANDHRDQLLDCKRQLESIVRRRLAAAVDQRDHASILRFVRIFPPLGLQEEGLQIYVSYLKKVIALRSRLEFEHLTELADQQSGRASPNPGQDQVNFVGCLTNLFKDIVLAVEENDEVLQSLCGEDGIVYAICELQEECDSRGTQILKKYMDYRKLARLASEINSYSKNLLSVGAPEGPDPREVEMYLEEILELTQLGEDYTEFMISKIRGLGSVDPELGPRATKAFRSGSFNRVVQDLTGFYVILEEFFMVENVRKAITIDEHVPDSLTTSMVDDVFYVLQSCCRRAISTSSINSVFAVLSGAMNLLSNEYQEALQQKMREPNLGAKLFLGGVGVQKTGTEIATALNNMDVSAEYVLKLRHEIEEQCAEVFPAPVDREKVKSCLSELGEISSVFKQVLNAGLEQLVATISPRIRPVLDSVATISYELNDAEYEENEVNDPWVQKLLHAVETNMAWLQPAMTSNNYDSFVHLMIDFIVKRLEVIMMQKRFSQLGGLQLDREVRALVNHFSEMSQRPVRDKFARLSQMSTILNFERVSEILDFWGENAGHMTWLLTPAEVRRVLGLRIDFKPEAIAALRL; via the exons ATGGCGGTCGTCTCCCCCATGGCACTGGCATCCCTCCAGGATCCGGATCAGGACCCCTCCGACTCAGATCCGGCCGCCGAACCCCCGTCCTCCTCCGTGGACTTTGGGAGCCCCGAGACCCTTGCCCAGATACGATCTCTCACCGACGTGGGCGCCATGACCCGCCTCCTCCACGAGTGCATCGCCTATCAGCGCAGCCTCGACGTCCGCCTCGAGTCCCTCCTTGCCCAGCGCCCCGACCTCGACCGCCATCTCCTCTCCCTCCACCGCTCCTCCCACCTTCTCGACCTCGCCCGCTCCGAAGCCGGTCTCCTCATCTCTTCCGTCTGCTCCACCGCCGAACTCGCCGACCAGGTCAGCCGAAAGGTACGCGAGCTCGATCTCGCCCAGTCCCGCGTCCACTCCACTCTCTCCCGCATCGACGCCATCGTCGAGCGCTCCCACTGCCTCGACGGCGCCCGCCGTGCCCTCGACGCCGAGGACTTCGAGACCGCCGCCCGATTCGTCCAGACCTTCCTCCAGATCGACGCCCGCTTCCGCGACTCTGCCAACGACCACCGCGACCAGCTTCTCGACTGCAAACGCCAACTCGAGTCCATCGTCCGCCGCCGCCTCGCCGCCGCCGTCGACCAGCGCGACCACGCCTCCATCCTCCGCTTCGTTCGTATCTTCCCCCCTCTTGGCCTCCAAGAAGAGGGCCTTCAGATCTATGTCTCCTATCTCAAGAAGGTCATCGCCCTCCGATCCCGCCTCGAGTTCGAGCACCTCACCGAGCTCGCCGACCAGCAGAGTGGTCGCGCTTCCCCCAATCCAGGCCAGGATCAGGTTAACTTCGTCGGTTGCCTCACCAATCTCTTCAAGGACATCGTCCTCGCCGTCGAGGAGAATGACGAGGTCCTCCAGAGCCTCTGCGGCGAGGACGGGATTGTCTACGCCATCTGCGAGCTCCAGGAGGAGTGCGACTCCCGGGGAACCCAGATCTTGAAGAAGTACATGGATTACAGGAAGCTTGCCCGCCTTGCCTCCGAGATCAACTCCTACAGCAAGAACCTGCTCTCTGTCGGCGCCCCCGAAGGCCCAGATCCAAGGGAGGTGGAGATGTACCTGGAGGAGATTCTGGAACTGACCCAGCTCGGGGAGGATTACACTGAATTCATGATATCCAAGATCAGGGGACTGGGTTCCGTCGATCCTGAGCTTGGGCCTAGGGCCACCAAGGCCTTCAGGAGTGGGAGCTTCAACAGAGTGGTGCAGGATCTTACTGGTTTCTATGTGATCCTGGAGGAGTTCTTCATGGTCGAGAATGTCAGGAAGGCTATCACAATCGATGAGCACGTGCCCGACAGCCTCACGACCTCAATGGTGGACGATGTGTTCTATGTGCTGCAGAGCTGCTGCAGGAGGGCTATATCGACCTCCAGTATCAATTCAGTGTTTGCGGTGCTGAGTGGGGCGATGAACCTGCTGAGCAATGAGTACCAGGAAGCACTGCAGCAGAAGATGAGGGAGCCTAACCTGGGGGCGAAGCTGTTCTTGGGGGGTGTTGGAGTGCAGAAGACTGGGACAGAGATTGCCACTGCTTTGAATAACATGGATGTGAGTGCAGAGTATGTGCTGAAGCTCCGGCATGAAATTGAGGAGCAGTGTGCAGAG GTGTTCCCAGCACCTGTTGATAGAGAAAAGGTGAAATCCTGTCTATCAGAGCTAGGTGAGATAAGCAGTGTCTTTAAGCAAGTCTTGAATGCTGGATTGGAGCAACTAGTAGCCACCATATCGCCTCGCATCCGTCCTGTGCTGGACAGTGTGGCAACCATCAGCTATGAGCTTAATGATGCTGAGTACGAGGAAAATGAGGTGAATGACCCATGGGTACAAAAGCTTCTTCATGCAGTCGAGACCAACATGGCGTGGCTACAACCAGCGATGACATCCAACAACTATGACTCATTTGTCCACCTGATGATTGATTTCATTGTGAAGAGGCTCGAAGTCATCATGATGCAGAAAAGATTTAGCCAGCTGGGTGGTCTCCAACTTGATAGGGAGGTGAGGGCATTGGTTAATCATTTCTCTGAGATGTCGCAGAGACCTGTGCGAGACAAATTTGCCCGACTCTCCCAGATGTCGACCATTCTAAACTTCGAAAGGGTGTCTGAGATTTTGGACTTCTGGGGGGAGAATGCAGGACATATGACATGGTTACTCACTCCTGCTGAGGTGAGAAGGGTGTTGGGCCTTAGAATTGACTTTAAACCTGAAGCAATAGCCGCTCTGAGGTTGTAA
- the LOC105054406 gene encoding transcription termination factor MTERF8, chloroplastic gives MSQTMDEPARSGESRSPRIGRSDTLRVAPPSRPQRWWRFPSFGRRAVRPCAMSPASLRAPFPPNPTLISPPPSSPLHSTVNNPFLIPSASLFLRGYFTRPEPAHLLPLRRNPRITRRCTPSTSPLISNATSVLFLQELGLDEMEAASLLQKHPELEWASPESLRRRLFSLQSVGITGLSLHRTVTRRPDTLTSPEIGHFLDFVREELKGLEASKLERLLISFHSQFFPDFSAKVRLLVDHGMPGNKLVHVLNNVNIMKVFCERPIEGLEEMIVFLKGYGWPELIIRRPLLLNLNLKSQLIPRVEYLAELGGGNREATGFLINKWPVILSYTVDHFKSHLEFWRSIGLTDEEVFRIALVHPHIFSVSKERKLKPRIQFLEQCKMNAEDIFKFLIKAPLFISLSFQDNLSKKLAFLVKIGYRHQTRELALAVGAVTRTSCENLQMVIDLFFNYGFSCEDVLTMSKKHPQVLQYNHESLEKKIEFLVEGMGREIGELLMFPAFLGYKLDDRIKHRYEVKKEIRGKGMSINKLLSVSATRFYSNKDSTVMDAGCDLDSPGQ, from the exons ATGAGCCAGACCATGGATGAACCAGCCCGATCCGGGGAGTCTCGAAGCCCTCGCATTGGTCGGAGCGACACTTTGCGGGTAGCCCCTCCCAGTCGGCCTCAGCGCTGGTGGCGGTTCCCGTCCTTCGGCAGGCGAGCAGTCAGACCGTGTGCGATGTCACCGGCCTCACTGCGCGCTCCCTTTCCCCCCAACCCAACCCTAATCTCACCACCCCCCTCGTCTCCTCTCCATTCTACTGTAAACAACCCCTTCTTAATcccttccgcctctctcttcctcCGCGGCTACTTCACAAGGCCGGAACCCGCGCACCTCCTCCCACTCCGGCGCAATCCCCGCATCACTCGCCGCTGCACCCCAAGTACCTCTCCGTTGATCTCCAACGCCACCTCCG TACTTTTCTTGCAAGAACTGGGTCTTGACGAAATGGAGGCCGCATCTCTCCTTCAGAAGCATCCAGAGCTGGAATGGGCCTCTCCAGAATCCCTCCGCCGTCGCCTATTTTCCCTCCAATCCGTTGGAATCACCGGCCTCTCCCTCCACCGGACCGTGACGCGGCGCCCGGATACCCTGACCTCACCGGAGATTGGACATTTCCTCGATTTCGTCCGTGAGGAGCTCAAAGGACTCGAAGCGTCGAAGCTTGAGCGCCTGCTGATCTCCTTCCATTCCCAATTCTTTCCGGACTTCAGCGCAAAGGTCAGGCTGCTCGTTGATCATGGAATGCCCGGCAACAAGCTGGTGCATGTCCTCAACAATGTGAACATCATGAAGGTCTTCTGCGAGAGACCCATCGAAGGGCTGGAGGAGATGATTGTTTTCCTCAAAGGCTACGGCTGGCCGGAGCTGATCATCCGGCGTCCGCTTCTTCTCAATCTGAATCTCAAGAGCCAGCTGATTCCGAGGGTCGAATATCTTGCGGAGCTCGGAGGGGGTAACAGGGAGGCCACTGGGTTCTTGATCAACAAATGGCCTGTGATCTTATCCTACACTGTAGATCACTTCAAATCTCACTTGGAGTTTTGGAGATCCATCGGCCTCACCGACGAAGAGGTCTTCAGGATTGCTCTCGTGCACCCCCATATCTTCAGTGTAAGCAAGGAGAGGAAGCTGAAGCCCAGAATTCAATTCCTGGAGCAATGCAAGATGAACGCCGAGGACATCTTCAAGTTTCTGATCAAGGCCCCTCTCTTCATAAGCCTTTCCTTTCAAGACAACCTCTCAAAGAAGCTGGCATTCCTTGTGAAGATCGGCTACAGGCACCAAACTAGAGAGCTGGCTTTGGCGGTGGGTGCGGTGACAAGAACAAGCTGCGAGAACTTGCAGATGGTGATCGACCTCTTCTTCAACTATGGCTTCTCATGCGAGGATGTTTTGACCATGAGCAAGAAGCATCCTCAGGTGCTGCAGTATAACCATGAGTCGCTGGAGAAGAAAATAGAGTTTCTCGTCGAGGGAATGGGAAGAGAGATAGGAGAGCTATTGATGTTTCCTGCCTTTCTTGGGTACAAGCTGGATGATCGAATCAAGCATCGGTATGAAGTGAAGAAGGAGATTAGGGGCAAAGGGATGTCGATCAACAAACTCCTTAGTGTCTCTGCAACAAGATTTTACTCGAACAAGGACTCTACCGTAATGGACGCTGGTTGTGATCTTGACTCACCTGGACAATAG